A portion of the Bacillus thuringiensis genome contains these proteins:
- a CDS encoding FtsB family cell division protein — translation MRKLKRVNVPNIPEQLSQPSDKRRVNKKKLRRLILMVLFIAATTLYVQYILTKQQEIIDKKKDTIMDQKKQLVSLKKDKGSLKTNIEKLTDDEEEILKFARKEYQFSKSNETIFVMPK, via the coding sequence ATGAGGAAACTCAAACGAGTAAATGTTCCTAATATACCAGAGCAATTATCACAACCTAGTGACAAGCGTAGGGTAAATAAAAAGAAGTTAAGGCGACTTATTTTAATGGTCCTTTTTATTGCGGCAACTACTTTGTACGTTCAATATATTTTAACGAAACAACAAGAAATAATTGATAAAAAGAAAGATACGATTATGGATCAAAAGAAACAATTAGTATCTTTAAAGAAAGATAAAGGTTCTTTAAAGACTAACATAGAAAAATTAACAGACGATGAAGAAGAAATTTTGAAGTTTGCGAGAAAAGAGTATCAATTTTCTAAGTCAAATGAAACTATATTTGTGATGCCAAAGTAA
- a CDS encoding ankyrin repeat domain-containing protein encodes MKHLQSIAQAVISGNREKVVEFIKASPSIVNECSEDGWTPLHLAAYFGQKEIASFLLESGADIHSRAKNENENTPLQAAIANKQSELVTFLIEKGSDVNIMQSGGWTGLHEAALLGNEEIIMLLLKNGANKMIKKNDGKTAYEIALEKGYDHLLHHLKQEVNL; translated from the coding sequence ATGAAGCATTTACAATCAATAGCACAAGCTGTTATAAGTGGTAATAGGGAAAAAGTAGTGGAGTTTATAAAGGCGAGTCCAAGTATTGTTAACGAATGTAGTGAAGATGGCTGGACACCACTTCATTTAGCAGCTTATTTTGGACAGAAAGAAATAGCGAGTTTTCTTTTAGAAAGCGGTGCAGATATACATAGTAGAGCAAAAAACGAAAATGAAAATACACCTTTGCAAGCAGCAATTGCGAACAAGCAAAGTGAACTTGTCACTTTCTTAATTGAAAAAGGATCAGATGTAAATATTATGCAAAGTGGTGGCTGGACAGGACTTCACGAAGCAGCATTATTAGGAAATGAAGAAATAATTATGTTACTCCTTAAAAATGGAGCTAATAAGATGATTAAGAAAAATGATGGGAAAACAGCGTATGAAATTGCATTAGAAAAAGGATATGATCACCTATTACATCATTTGAAACAGGAAGTGAACTTATGA
- a CDS encoding peptide ABC transporter substrate-binding protein, with amino-acid sequence MKKVVRYSLVSTLLVSSFLVGCAKEKTTTKPKDEKKVLQLLETGEIPSLNSGKVTDAVSFNVLNNVMEGLFRLSKNDEVIEAGVQKYEVSKDGKTYTFQLRDAKWSNGDPVTAHDYVYAWKQLINPDTASQYAYIAYDVKNAEKINKKQLGLDELGVKAKDDKTFVVELEHPVPYFTKLLILPSFYPINEKYAKEQGDKYGLEANKAVYNGPFTLSEWKHEASFTMKKNDKYWDKKEVKLDEVNYQIVKEISTAVNLYETDKVDRAVISTEFVDKYKNNQELKQYTDPVMYFFRFNENVPILKNKNARLALSTVFDKKGLADSFLNDGSVAANYYVPKGFLKGPDKKDFRSTAVEFNKTNVKQAKEYWEKAKQETGTNEVTLELLNYDLENFKKVGEYIKEQLEKNLPGLKVNVKLQPHTQKLALEKKKEYEMSLSRWLPDYPDPMTYLEVFLSGSSVNNTEYANPEYDALIKKIKTELGNDEKARWKAMQDAEKMLLDDAVIAPVFQRGLSYLQKPYVKDLYVHQFGPSTSLKWADVQK; translated from the coding sequence ATGAAAAAAGTTGTTCGTTACTCATTAGTTAGTACTCTATTAGTTTCTTCATTTTTAGTTGGCTGCGCAAAAGAAAAAACTACAACAAAGCCGAAAGATGAAAAGAAAGTATTACAGTTACTAGAAACGGGTGAAATTCCGTCGTTAAACTCAGGGAAAGTCACAGATGCAGTCTCGTTTAACGTTTTGAATAACGTAATGGAAGGACTATTCCGTCTATCGAAAAATGATGAAGTAATTGAGGCAGGCGTACAAAAATATGAAGTGAGTAAAGATGGAAAGACATATACATTCCAATTGCGTGATGCGAAATGGTCTAACGGAGATCCAGTAACTGCTCATGATTACGTATACGCTTGGAAGCAATTGATTAATCCAGATACCGCTTCTCAATATGCATACATTGCGTACGATGTGAAAAACGCTGAGAAGATAAATAAAAAACAACTAGGTCTAGATGAATTAGGAGTAAAAGCGAAAGATGATAAAACATTCGTCGTAGAGCTAGAACATCCTGTACCGTATTTTACGAAATTATTAATTTTACCATCTTTCTATCCAATTAACGAAAAATATGCGAAAGAGCAAGGTGATAAATACGGATTAGAAGCAAATAAAGCGGTATATAATGGACCGTTTACATTATCAGAGTGGAAGCATGAAGCTAGCTTTACAATGAAGAAAAACGATAAATATTGGGATAAAAAAGAAGTGAAGTTAGATGAAGTAAACTATCAAATTGTAAAAGAAATTTCAACTGCGGTAAATTTATATGAAACAGATAAAGTTGATAGAGCTGTTATTTCTACAGAATTCGTAGATAAATATAAAAATAATCAAGAGCTAAAACAATACACAGATCCAGTTATGTACTTCTTCCGATTTAATGAAAATGTACCGATTCTTAAAAATAAAAATGCAAGGCTTGCGCTAAGTACAGTTTTTGATAAGAAAGGACTTGCGGATTCATTTTTAAATGATGGTTCGGTTGCTGCAAATTATTACGTACCAAAAGGATTCTTAAAAGGCCCAGATAAGAAAGATTTTAGAAGTACGGCTGTTGAGTTTAATAAGACGAATGTAAAACAGGCGAAGGAATATTGGGAGAAAGCAAAACAAGAGACAGGTACAAATGAAGTGACGTTAGAACTATTAAATTATGACTTAGAAAACTTTAAAAAAGTCGGAGAGTACATTAAAGAGCAGCTTGAGAAAAATTTACCTGGATTAAAAGTGAATGTGAAATTACAGCCACATACGCAAAAATTAGCACTTGAGAAGAAGAAAGAATATGAAATGTCGTTATCACGCTGGTTACCGGATTATCCAGATCCAATGACTTACTTAGAAGTATTCCTTTCTGGAAGCAGTGTTAATAATACAGAATATGCAAACCCAGAATATGATGCGTTAATTAAGAAGATTAAAACAGAATTAGGTAATGATGAAAAGGCTCGCTGGAAAGCAATGCAAGATGCTGAAAAAATGCTACTTGATGATGCAGTAATTGCACCGGTATTCCAGCGTGGATTATCTTACTTACAAAAACCATATGTGAAAGATTTATATGTACATCAATTTGGTCCATCTACAAGTTTAAAATGGGCAGATGTACAAAAATAA
- the dltD gene encoding D-alanyl-lipoteichoic acid biosynthesis protein DltD, protein MKMKHAFGPIILACVLFFIIILIPSKSLVSLISDKKVEDAATSLQKEKLQSAFLQQKMLENSQYLPMYGSSEFLRMDAYHPSNYFKVNPAGFTPFLIGTGGTQSLAHILNMTSTMDELEGKKVVFVLSPQWFTKTGVSQGDFTNNFSKQQAYHFIFNDEINPEMKKQIAKRLLDYKVVQEDDILKNSLEGIVYNDTKHNIKAGLAKPLAYMHRNILDHRDLFNSLFKIEPMKEKTNIGLRSISWEDARKHAEQEGKAESTTNTFGIENPYYHKNNLKKKLKGLKNFRANETYDESPEYDDLQIILDLFKEKNVKPLFISVPVNGPWYDYTGFPKERREVYYNKVREQVEKAGYPVVDFSGHEYDKYFLKDTIHLGWKGWIYFDEAVQKFYSEK, encoded by the coding sequence ATGAAAATGAAGCATGCTTTTGGTCCTATAATTTTAGCGTGTGTGCTGTTTTTCATTATCATTCTAATCCCATCGAAAAGTTTAGTATCGCTTATTAGTGATAAGAAGGTAGAAGATGCGGCAACTTCTTTACAAAAAGAGAAATTACAAAGTGCTTTCTTACAGCAAAAAATGTTAGAGAATTCACAGTATTTACCGATGTACGGTTCATCAGAATTTTTACGAATGGATGCATATCATCCGTCTAATTATTTCAAAGTAAATCCAGCTGGTTTTACACCGTTTTTAATTGGAACTGGCGGTACACAAAGCTTAGCTCATATTTTAAATATGACATCTACTATGGATGAATTAGAAGGTAAAAAAGTAGTCTTTGTTCTTTCACCACAATGGTTTACAAAGACTGGTGTCTCACAAGGGGATTTCACTAATAATTTCTCCAAACAACAAGCATATCATTTTATTTTTAATGATGAGATAAATCCTGAAATGAAGAAGCAAATCGCGAAACGGCTATTAGATTATAAAGTTGTTCAAGAAGATGATATATTAAAAAATTCATTAGAAGGTATTGTATATAATGATACAAAACATAACATAAAAGCAGGTTTAGCTAAACCACTTGCTTATATGCATCGAAATATTTTAGATCATAGAGATTTATTTAACTCTTTATTTAAAATCGAACCGATGAAAGAGAAAACAAATATCGGACTTCGTTCAATTTCTTGGGAAGATGCACGTAAACACGCGGAACAAGAAGGGAAAGCTGAGTCTACTACAAATACATTCGGAATTGAAAATCCGTATTATCATAAGAATAATCTGAAGAAAAAACTAAAAGGTTTAAAAAACTTTAGAGCAAATGAAACATATGATGAATCACCAGAATATGATGATTTACAAATTATTTTAGATTTATTTAAAGAGAAAAATGTCAAACCACTCTTTATTTCTGTACCTGTAAATGGGCCTTGGTATGATTATACTGGCTTCCCGAAAGAACGCCGTGAAGTGTATTATAATAAAGTTCGAGAACAGGTTGAGAAAGCAGGATATCCAGTAGTTGATTTCTCTGGTCATGAATATGATAAGTATTTCTTAAAAGATACGATTCATTTAGGCTGGAAAGGTTGGATTTATTTTGATGAAGCAGTGCAGAAATTTTATTCTGAGAAATAA
- a CDS encoding DJ-1/PfpI family protein has protein sequence MMNKWSVGIFLFNEVEVLDFAGPFEVFSVTEVNEEKTFTVYTVSENGEIITARNGLKVQPDYSIENLPPVDILIIPGGLGAREYEIKNEIVIKWIGQQMKEVKLMTSVCTGALLLAKAGLLAGLKATTHWASIEKFKNEFQNVEVIENVKFVDEGHIITSAGISAGINMAFHIVKNLLGVHVAEDTAKRMEYDISLPN, from the coding sequence ATGATGAATAAATGGAGTGTTGGTATATTTTTATTTAATGAAGTAGAAGTGTTAGACTTTGCAGGGCCATTTGAAGTTTTTTCTGTAACTGAGGTGAATGAAGAAAAAACATTTACTGTTTATACAGTTAGCGAGAATGGGGAAATAATTACAGCAAGGAACGGATTGAAGGTACAGCCAGATTATAGTATTGAAAATTTACCACCAGTGGATATTTTAATAATTCCGGGTGGGCTAGGTGCTAGAGAATATGAAATAAAAAATGAAATAGTAATAAAATGGATTGGCCAGCAAATGAAAGAAGTAAAGCTGATGACGTCAGTTTGTACAGGAGCGCTATTACTGGCGAAAGCAGGTTTATTGGCAGGTTTAAAAGCAACAACACATTGGGCTAGTATTGAAAAGTTTAAAAATGAGTTTCAAAATGTTGAAGTTATAGAAAATGTAAAGTTTGTAGATGAAGGACATATTATAACATCTGCCGGAATTTCAGCTGGAATTAATATGGCATTTCATATTGTGAAAAACTTGTTAGGTGTGCATGTTGCGGAGGACACAGCGAAGCGAATGGAGTATGATATTAGTTTGCCAAATTAA
- a CDS encoding C40 family peptidase: MKKVGTAFLTTLFIFSSFTSANAEEKKDNKAFIDVSAATLWTAPDSLRSIDTPSATNPVDLWKWTKSMTLDEKLWLTNANKLETQALLGQEVTVIDKKGEWVKVLVHGQPTPRNEEGYPGWMPEKQLTYNQEFADKTNEPFVLITKPTAILYINPSEKHKSLEVSYNTRLPLLSEDTMSYRVLLPNGQKAWLRKNDGTVYRSQTDIPKPTADDLINTGKMFLGLPYIWAGTSGFGFDCSGFTHTIYKSHGITIPRDSGPQSRAGIAVDKENLQKGDLIFFAHNQGKGSVHHVAMYIGDGNMIHSPRAERSVEIIPLNTPGYIEEYAGARRYLP, from the coding sequence ATGAAAAAAGTAGGAACTGCATTTTTAACAACTTTATTTATATTTTCATCGTTTACATCGGCAAATGCTGAAGAAAAGAAGGATAATAAAGCATTTATAGATGTATCTGCTGCAACGTTATGGACAGCACCTGATTCATTAAGGTCAATCGATACACCAAGTGCAACAAACCCAGTGGATCTATGGAAATGGACAAAATCAATGACACTTGACGAGAAACTATGGTTAACAAATGCAAATAAATTAGAAACACAAGCGTTACTCGGTCAAGAAGTAACTGTTATTGATAAGAAAGGCGAATGGGTGAAGGTATTAGTGCATGGACAGCCAACACCACGAAATGAAGAAGGTTATCCGGGCTGGATGCCTGAAAAGCAATTAACATATAATCAAGAATTTGCAGATAAAACAAATGAACCTTTTGTGTTAATAACAAAGCCAACAGCGATTTTATATATAAATCCTTCTGAAAAACATAAATCACTTGAAGTCAGTTATAATACAAGACTGCCGCTATTAAGTGAAGACACAATGTCATACCGTGTATTGTTGCCAAATGGTCAGAAAGCATGGCTACGAAAAAATGATGGAACAGTTTACCGTTCTCAAACTGATATTCCAAAACCGACCGCTGATGATTTAATTAACACAGGGAAAATGTTTTTAGGTTTACCTTATATATGGGCTGGTACAAGTGGTTTTGGATTTGATTGCTCTGGCTTCACGCATACGATTTATAAATCGCACGGCATTACAATTCCGCGAGATTCTGGACCGCAATCAAGAGCAGGAATTGCAGTTGATAAAGAAAACTTACAAAAGGGAGATTTAATCTTCTTTGCGCATAATCAAGGGAAAGGTAGTGTCCATCACGTTGCAATGTATATTGGTGATGGCAATATGATTCACTCACCAAGAGCTGAAAGGTCGGTAGAGATTATACCACTAAATACACCAGGATATATAGAAGAATACGCTGGTGCTCGTCGTTACTTACCTTAA
- a CDS encoding aldo/keto reductase: MHYRTLGKTGITVSEIGFGAWAIGGDEWGPVNDKQSITAIKKAIECGVNFIDTADVYGLGHSEKLVATAIKGHRNDIILSTKGGLIGHHYDPNGVPVYDTPEKIIAVFETSLQRLQTDYIDLYFCHIWWHNRRETEAFLRAFDILKRDGKVRAVGVSTHDLQYIHHFNKNNEIDIVQLDYNILNRKPEKDILPFLQEKNLGAIIRGPLKMGILTGKFTNKTIFPDGDLRKEWPNETWFQEDLQTVEKLRLLSNKNQTLGQLALRYILSHPAVSVVIPGAKSGTQAQENANASVRPILSDEELNYIHSI, translated from the coding sequence ATGCATTACCGTACATTAGGTAAAACTGGAATAACTGTTTCTGAAATAGGTTTTGGGGCATGGGCAATCGGTGGTGATGAATGGGGACCGGTTAACGATAAACAATCTATAACCGCTATAAAAAAAGCAATTGAGTGTGGTGTGAATTTTATTGATACTGCGGATGTGTATGGTTTAGGACATAGTGAAAAGTTGGTGGCTACCGCGATTAAAGGACATCGTAATGATATTATCCTATCAACGAAAGGTGGTTTAATCGGACACCACTACGACCCTAATGGAGTTCCTGTATATGATACTCCCGAAAAAATCATCGCCGTATTCGAAACAAGTTTACAACGTCTTCAAACAGATTATATTGATCTTTATTTTTGTCATATTTGGTGGCATAATCGTAGAGAAACAGAAGCATTTCTACGTGCATTTGACATATTAAAACGTGATGGCAAAGTAAGAGCAGTCGGTGTTTCGACTCATGATTTACAATACATTCATCATTTCAATAAAAACAACGAAATTGATATCGTACAACTTGATTACAATATATTAAATCGAAAACCAGAAAAAGATATATTACCATTCTTACAAGAGAAAAATCTAGGAGCTATTATTCGTGGTCCATTAAAAATGGGCATTTTAACTGGAAAATTCACAAATAAAACAATTTTTCCAGATGGAGATTTACGCAAAGAATGGCCAAATGAAACTTGGTTTCAAGAAGACTTACAAACCGTAGAAAAACTTAGGTTGCTCTCAAATAAAAATCAGACCCTAGGGCAACTTGCACTTCGCTATATACTCTCTCATCCGGCAGTAAGTGTTGTAATTCCTGGTGCGAAGTCAGGAACGCAAGCACAAGAAAATGCAAATGCATCTGTTCGCCCTATTTTGAGTGATGAAGAGCTTAACTATATTCATTCAATATAA
- a CDS encoding DUF3870 domain-containing protein: protein MYASNTIYVVGDAKAPQNNPITEKFKSYFVAFVLVKDTGEIVDADCSATIALTSQFVKYLFLHKNINDPALVMEVKNRYFGSSQKALLVALKDAQKKYNQIAALSTQS from the coding sequence GTGTACGCTTCAAATACAATTTATGTCGTAGGGGATGCGAAAGCACCTCAAAATAATCCCATTACTGAAAAGTTTAAAAGCTATTTCGTAGCATTTGTTCTTGTTAAGGATACAGGGGAAATTGTAGATGCAGACTGCTCAGCGACAATTGCATTAACATCTCAATTTGTTAAATATTTATTTCTACATAAAAATATAAATGACCCGGCGTTAGTAATGGAAGTAAAGAATCGATATTTCGGTTCTTCTCAAAAAGCGTTACTTGTAGCGCTAAAAGATGCACAGAAAAAATATAATCAGATTGCTGCTTTGTCTACTCAATCATAG
- a CDS encoding dipeptide epimerase, giving the protein MNKMKITDVKVNRRRIKLHTPFKTALRTVIEIESIDVYIHTDEGVIGKGAAAATPVITGDFTSGMEEAILGPMRSCLIGQDIIQFQQLLERIQMSCIGNSSAKAAVDIALYDVYCQYQNVPLYALLGGKKEIYTDITVSVDEPVLMAKEAKKHIEKGFQTLKIKVGKEAHLDLERIEAIRNVVPRNTTLRLDANQGWSPKEAVSIIQEMENRNLNIEFIEQPVHAKDWDGLKYVKDRVQTPIMADESIFSASDALKLVQGRYADLINIKLMKCGGIREAWRIADIAETAGVKCMVGSMMESSLSVSAVAHLAAAHPNIHYFDLDAPLWLMEEPEGMTYSGSKVNLQSTVNSKS; this is encoded by the coding sequence ATGAACAAAATGAAAATTACAGACGTAAAAGTAAATCGTAGACGTATAAAACTTCATACACCGTTTAAAACCGCGCTTCGTACTGTAATAGAAATTGAAAGTATAGATGTTTATATTCATACAGACGAAGGAGTGATTGGTAAGGGGGCTGCAGCCGCAACGCCAGTTATTACGGGTGATTTCACCAGTGGAATGGAAGAAGCGATTTTAGGACCGATGCGTTCATGTTTAATTGGTCAAGATATCATTCAGTTTCAGCAGTTACTAGAGCGCATTCAAATGAGTTGTATTGGAAATTCAAGTGCGAAAGCAGCGGTAGATATCGCTTTATATGATGTATATTGCCAATATCAAAATGTGCCGTTATATGCATTGTTAGGCGGGAAGAAAGAAATTTATACGGATATTACAGTGAGTGTGGATGAGCCTGTATTAATGGCAAAAGAAGCGAAGAAACATATAGAAAAAGGATTTCAAACATTAAAGATTAAAGTGGGTAAAGAGGCGCATTTAGATTTGGAACGTATTGAGGCAATTCGAAATGTGGTACCAAGAAATACGACATTACGTTTAGATGCGAATCAAGGTTGGAGTCCAAAAGAAGCGGTCTCTATCATTCAAGAGATGGAAAATCGTAATTTAAATATAGAATTTATTGAACAACCAGTACACGCGAAAGATTGGGATGGGTTAAAGTACGTCAAAGATCGTGTGCAAACGCCAATTATGGCCGATGAAAGTATATTTTCAGCAAGTGATGCATTAAAGCTCGTTCAAGGAAGATATGCAGACTTAATTAATATTAAATTAATGAAATGTGGTGGCATACGTGAAGCATGGCGTATTGCAGATATCGCAGAAACAGCTGGTGTGAAGTGTATGGTGGGAAGCATGATGGAATCTTCACTTTCCGTTAGTGCTGTTGCGCATTTAGCGGCAGCGCATCCTAATATTCATTATTTTGATCTTGATGCACCGCTTTGGTTAATGGAAGAGCCGGAAGGAATGACTTATTCTGGATCAAAGGTAAACCTTCAATCGACAGTGAATAGTAAGTCTTAG